The Methanothrix soehngenii GP6 genome has a window encoding:
- a CDS encoding putative cobaltochelatase: MHHIKRRTIPFTSIVGQEDMKFALILNAINPRIGGVLIRGDKGTAKSTAVRALADLLEDIVVVEDCPFNCNPRNVEEMCDLCFDRSQRGQIKEASRKTPVIDLPLGATEDRVVGSLNVERAIKEGIRALEPGILAAANRGILYIDEVNLLDDHVADVLLDSAAMGVNIVEREGVSVAHPSKFILVGTMNPEEGELRPQLLDRFGLQVNVVGIEDVDQRMLIAKTAERFDADPEGFSKEQQALQDGLKGKISAAREILGRVTMSDDLLRIIASTCIDLGVKTHRAEIVISRTAKTIAAFEGRTEANQEDVKKAMELALAHRMRSRPFEPPTLNKDKLEKSMEKQQQDQQQQKQQQQEQQPQEQQPKQPPQQKKQEQQPESSDQQEDSDQAQAASPQEQIFEIGAPIDVRQINMPRKRDKIFRRKTSGRRINTLALQNSGRYLRQRMPKEGKDIAIDATIRAAAPYQKARSGPNAIKVKSEDIREKERARKTSAMLLFVVDGSGSMGAMQRMESAKGAVLSLLMESYQKRDKIGMVAFRGTEAELILPPSSSVDLALSRLKELPTGGKTPLSAGLSRGLQLLQGEMRKDAETKLMMVLVSDGRANVGMGGKIKDELMEISERTKQLGVHTIVIDTEVVDSSFMEMRLGYCREIAEMTGGKYYPISGLSSEALYSIVDEEQKLLLEANT, translated from the coding sequence ATGCATCATATCAAAAGAAGGACCATTCCTTTTACATCCATTGTGGGCCAGGAGGACATGAAGTTTGCATTAATCCTGAATGCGATCAATCCGCGCATAGGCGGCGTGCTGATAAGAGGTGATAAAGGAACCGCTAAATCAACCGCTGTGCGAGCCCTAGCTGACCTCCTTGAGGATATTGTTGTGGTAGAGGACTGCCCTTTCAACTGCAATCCCAGAAATGTGGAGGAGATGTGCGACCTTTGCTTTGACAGGAGTCAGAGAGGCCAGATTAAAGAAGCTTCACGCAAGACCCCGGTGATCGACCTTCCCCTGGGTGCAACAGAGGATCGGGTTGTGGGATCGTTGAATGTAGAAAGGGCAATCAAAGAGGGAATCCGGGCCCTGGAGCCGGGAATTCTGGCTGCTGCCAACAGGGGTATACTGTACATCGACGAGGTGAATCTCCTGGATGATCACGTGGCAGACGTGCTGCTGGACTCCGCTGCCATGGGGGTGAACATCGTGGAACGCGAGGGCGTGTCCGTTGCCCATCCGTCTAAGTTTATCCTTGTGGGCACCATGAATCCCGAGGAGGGAGAGCTGAGACCGCAGCTGCTGGACAGATTCGGGCTGCAGGTAAATGTTGTCGGCATCGAGGATGTAGATCAGAGAATGCTGATTGCCAAGACGGCGGAACGGTTTGATGCCGACCCTGAGGGCTTCTCAAAAGAGCAGCAGGCTCTTCAGGATGGTCTTAAGGGGAAGATCTCTGCTGCCAGGGAGATCCTTGGCAGGGTGACTATGAGCGATGATCTTCTGAGAATCATAGCCTCTACCTGCATCGACCTGGGGGTCAAGACCCACAGGGCAGAGATAGTGATCTCCAGAACGGCCAAGACCATAGCTGCTTTTGAAGGAAGGACGGAGGCGAACCAGGAGGATGTGAAGAAGGCCATGGAGCTGGCGCTGGCTCACAGGATGAGGAGCAGGCCCTTTGAGCCGCCGACCCTTAACAAAGATAAGCTGGAAAAGTCCATGGAAAAGCAGCAGCAAGACCAGCAGCAACAAAAGCAACAGCAACAAGAGCAACAGCCGCAAGAGCAGCAACCAAAGCAGCCTCCCCAGCAGAAAAAACAGGAGCAACAGCCCGAGAGTTCCGATCAACAGGAGGACTCTGATCAGGCTCAGGCTGCATCACCGCAAGAGCAGATCTTCGAGATCGGAGCGCCAATAGATGTGCGGCAGATCAATATGCCTCGAAAGAGGGACAAGATTTTTCGCAGAAAAACCAGTGGCAGGAGGATAAACACCCTTGCACTGCAAAACTCCGGAAGGTACCTGAGACAGAGGATGCCTAAAGAGGGAAAAGATATCGCCATCGATGCCACCATTCGTGCTGCAGCTCCATATCAAAAGGCCAGATCAGGACCCAATGCCATTAAAGTGAAGAGCGAGGACATTCGAGAGAAGGAGCGGGCGCGAAAGACGTCGGCCATGCTGCTCTTTGTGGTAGATGGCAGTGGCTCAATGGGTGCCATGCAGAGGATGGAGAGCGCCAAGGGAGCAGTCCTCTCCTTGCTCATGGAATCCTACCAGAAAAGGGACAAGATTGGGATGGTGGCCTTTAGGGGAACGGAGGCAGAGCTGATACTTCCTCCCTCTTCCAGCGTGGATCTGGCCTTAAGCAGGCTAAAGGAGCTACCCACGGGCGGCAAGACGCCGCTTTCTGCAGGTCTGTCCCGCGGATTGCAGCTGTTGCAGGGCGAGATGAGGAAAGATGCAGAGACAAAGCTCATGATGGTCCTCGTATCCGATGGCAGGGCCAATGTGGGAATGGGCGGAAAGATCAAAGACGAGCTGATGGAAATCTCGGAAAGGACAAAGCAGCTCGGAGTCCACACCATTGTCATAGATACCGAGGTGGTGGATTCGTCATTCATGGAGATGAGGCTCGGCTACTGCCGGGAGATCGCAGAGATGACCGGCGGAAAATATTATCCGATATCGGGCTTGAGCTCCGAGGCGCTCTACAGCATTGTGGATGAAGAGCAGAAGCTGCTCCTCGAGGCCAACACTTGA
- a CDS encoding ABC transporter ATP-binding protein translates to MVNITIKSLTFGYNGSMILDNLNLVVEDSEVLGLVGPNGSGKTTLIKCMDKILKPKGSILIDGRDIDTVSRTELAKRLGYVPQSSSTPLATTVFDTVLMGRRPHISWRVSDSDLDKVADILGLLHLEYLAMRDFSQLSGGQKQKVLIARALAQEPEVLLLDEPTSSLDMKHQLEVMETISSLVKEKKISAVMALHDLNLASMFVDKLAILKGGKIYAAGEPIDLLNAKNIRDVYGVEAVVMNNLDRPYIVPLRSLNEGVA, encoded by the coding sequence TTGGTAAATATCACTATAAAGAGCCTGACATTCGGCTACAATGGCTCCATGATCCTGGACAACCTCAATCTGGTGGTCGAGGATTCGGAAGTGCTGGGGCTGGTCGGCCCAAACGGCTCGGGCAAGACCACTCTGATCAAATGCATGGATAAAATACTCAAGCCCAAAGGAAGCATATTAATCGATGGCAGAGATATCGATACTGTAAGCAGAACTGAGCTTGCCAAACGCCTGGGGTATGTTCCTCAGTCCAGCTCGACTCCTCTGGCCACTACCGTTTTTGATACAGTTCTCATGGGCAGGAGGCCGCATATAAGCTGGCGCGTATCAGACTCCGATCTCGATAAGGTAGCAGATATCCTGGGGCTTTTGCATTTGGAATATTTGGCCATGAGGGACTTCTCCCAGCTATCCGGGGGTCAGAAGCAGAAGGTTCTGATTGCCAGGGCTCTGGCCCAGGAGCCGGAGGTGCTGCTACTGGATGAGCCCACCTCAAGTCTGGACATGAAACACCAGCTCGAGGTCATGGAGACGATATCGTCCCTGGTCAAAGAGAAGAAGATCTCTGCGGTCATGGCACTTCATGATCTGAATCTGGCCTCCATGTTCGTGGACAAGCTGGCGATCCTGAAAGGCGGAAAGATCTACGCAGCAGGAGAACCTATTGATCTTTTAAATGCCAAGAATATCCGGGATGTGTACGGAGTCGAGGCCGTGGTGATGAATAACCTCGACAGGCCGTACATCGTTCCTTTGCGATCACTTAACGAAGGCGTAGCATAA